The genomic region GAACTCGGCATCGTTCGTGGCCGAGGCGGTGCGGCGGATCAAGGCGGAGGGGTGGGTGGTGAGCAACCTGGATGCGACGGTGATCTTGGAGCGGCCGCGGATCGGGGAGCTCAAGAACCAGATGCGCGCCCAACTGGCCCGCCTGCTGGACGTTGGGGTCGAGCGGGTCAACGTCAAGGGCAAGAGCCACGAGAAGGTCGACGCGGTGGGCGAGGGGCGCGCGATCGAGGCCCACGCGGTGGTGGTGCTGATGCGGCCGGTCTAGGTCCGTTTGCTCAACCGACGGCGGCTTTGAGGGCGTCGACCTTGTCGGTCTTTTCCCAGGTGAAGAGGTCGCCGTGGGGCTTGCGGCCGAAGTGGCCGTGCCGGGCGGTGGCCTTGTAGATGGGCTTGCGCAGGCCGAGGGCTTCGATGATGCCGCGCGGCGTCATGGGGAAGACCTTGCGGACCGCGTCGGCGATCTTGGCGGGATCGGCCTTCTCGGTGCCCTGGCAGTCAACGTAGACGCTGGTGGGCTCGGCGACGCCGATGGCGTAGGAGATCTGGACCTCGCAGACATCGGCGAGGCCGGCGGCGACGATGTTCTTGGCGATGTAGCGGGCCATGTACGCGGCGGAGCGGTCGACCTTGGTGGGGTCCTTGCCCGAGAAGGCGCCGCCGCCGTGGCGGCCGCGGCCGCCGTAGGTGTCGACGATGATCTTGCGGCCGGTAAGGCCGGTGTCGCCGTGGGGACCGCCGATCTCGAAGCGGCCGGTGGGGTTGACGTGGATCTTGATGCCGTGGTTCCACCAGTTGCCGAGGACGGGCTTGAAGACGTGCTCGACGATCTCCCGCTTGAGGACATCCTGCCGCTCGTTCCAGGTCTTGTCGTGCTGGGTCGAGAGGACGACGGTGTCGACGCGGACGGGCTTGAGGCCGTCGTACTCGATGGTCACCTGGCTCTTGGCGTCGGGGCGAAGGCCGGGGATGAGCCCTTCGCGCCGGACGTGGGCCTGCTGCTCGACGAGGCGGTGGGCGAGCTGGATCGGCAGGGGCATCAGCTCGGGAGTTTCGCGGCAGGCGAAGCCGAACATCATGCCCTGGTCGCCGGCGCCGTCGGTATCGACGCCGCGGGCGATGTCGGGGGATTGGCGCTTGATCGAGGTCAGGACGGAGCAGGACTCGTAGTCGAAGGCCATGTCGCCGGAGGTGTAGCCGATGTCCTTGATGGTGTCGCGGACGAGTTCGGGGATGTCGACGTAGGTGCTGGTGGTCACTTCGCCGGCGACGACGACCATGCCGGTGGAGCAGAGCGTTTCGCAGGCGACGCGGGACTTGGGGTCGCCGGCCAGCATGGCGTCGAGAATGGCGTCGGAGATCTGGTCGGCGACCTTGTCGGGGTGCCCCATCGAGACGGACTCTGACGTGAACAAGTGAAGGGCCATCTTCGTGCTGCTCCGGGTGCGTTCGGGGTGCGTCGCGTTGCTTCAGGACGGGGGCCAAGCGATTCGAGGCCAAGGATAGGCCGCGCGGTGTTATCGCTTCGGAAAAGGCGGACAATCAGTGCATTCATCCGGATGTATGGATGAATACACAGGGCGAACCGTAGGCGGGATCCATGGAGAGGGCCACGTGGCGGCGCGGGGGGCGTGGGCGCGGTGTACCCTCGCGGCATATGGCACGAATCAGCGACAAGGCACCCGGGCCGGGCAAGGCGCTGACCTATGCGTCGGCGGGGGTCGACCTGGAAGAGAAGGACCGGTTTACCGAGGGCCTGGCGTCGCTGATGCGCCGGACGTTCGGGCCTCGGGTGATCCCAAACCCGGGCGGGTTCGCGGGGCTGTTCCGGCTTGATTACAA from Phycisphaeraceae bacterium harbors:
- the ispF gene encoding 2-C-methyl-D-erythritol 2,4-cyclodiphosphate synthase yields the protein MAAEFRIGHGYDLHRLEPRGAGAGQKVRPLVVGGVTLEEATAGVVAHSDGDVLLHAVTDALLGALAMPDIGQLFPDNLPENDGRNSASFVAEAVRRIKAEGWVVSNLDATVILERPRIGELKNQMRAQLARLLDVGVERVNVKGKSHEKVDAVGEGRAIEAHAVVVLMRPV
- the metK gene encoding methionine adenosyltransferase gives rise to the protein MALHLFTSESVSMGHPDKVADQISDAILDAMLAGDPKSRVACETLCSTGMVVVAGEVTTSTYVDIPELVRDTIKDIGYTSGDMAFDYESCSVLTSIKRQSPDIARGVDTDGAGDQGMMFGFACRETPELMPLPIQLAHRLVEQQAHVRREGLIPGLRPDAKSQVTIEYDGLKPVRVDTVVLSTQHDKTWNERQDVLKREIVEHVFKPVLGNWWNHGIKIHVNPTGRFEIGGPHGDTGLTGRKIIVDTYGGRGRHGGGAFSGKDPTKVDRSAAYMARYIAKNIVAAGLADVCEVQISYAIGVAEPTSVYVDCQGTEKADPAKIADAVRKVFPMTPRGIIEALGLRKPIYKATARHGHFGRKPHGDLFTWEKTDKVDALKAAVG